A genomic stretch from Telopea speciosissima isolate NSW1024214 ecotype Mountain lineage chromosome 7, Tspe_v1, whole genome shotgun sequence includes:
- the LOC122669710 gene encoding uncharacterized protein LOC122669710, with protein sequence MEEKFVNAMKNDQTNEDSPLRLKKDRGMVEDNSSEFTASKAKGSVEGKSKETLTSDVKKSYVGERCIEESLFQSQLVTDVTKLKHMHFGTLNEKHLRQHYLDLVKVRPSESLAIACSPSYPCNIAVKLRSSKMEILLDGLKPIKSRRRNTCDLGSFSIDCPSAARQGNLAISPVGQLIVGAVAGNDNVRSILKSPLIYHLGALGGDKKTKKARSANLKEENCSRIMSSPELPSITSSAKLEKEAITLENKRNGQEKVHKRLLSISSTNSSCSDLSSLSACAPVSQGMLHCKWKGGIPYFMFSVDDQREVYAANLQKVESSNDKGLDYVYSFHSRTDEQKVLGTFDNLLDLVGKMRVSSSFILCPNSSKLMETEFILFGTDEPHPSEMQSLTSTAKKNRRFSKKVVDAFRTSRQSKNKSRPKGVPSSIYEDLSGEQCVELWGELDALDSTLLESNLSPNLELAAIVVRDYVHDTCQEAAVGGWGLKFLEKVREEKANTPVEDFDSLERCQENSHRNRNDCSTSMDVLIPAGFHGGPRMRNGGPSGLTARWRSGGHCECGGWDIGCPLIVLHNMSGKEVMPQADAQQECRSFDLFMQGTKHEEPTLRMVNIQDGMYFIHFQSTLTALQAFSIGVATIHTQSSALCPKNVEKLKQQKSGVTIL encoded by the exons ATGGAAGAGAAATTTGTCAATGCAATGAAAAATGATCAAACGAATGAAGATTCACCTCTTAGATTGAAAAAGGATAGGGGAATGGTAGAAGACAATAGTTCAGAGTTTACTGCATCAAAAGCCAAAGGATCAGTCGAAGGAAAATCAAAGGAGACACTAACATCAGATGTGAAGAAATCATATGTAGGTGAAAGATGCATTGAGGAATCACTTTTTCAAAGCCAACTGGTTACTGATGTTACAAAGCTCAAGCATATGCATTTTGGAACTCTCAATGAGAAACATCTCCGGCAACATTACTTGGATTTGGTTAAAGTTAGACCATCTGAATCTTTAGCTATAGCCTGTAGCCCCTCCTACCCGTGCAATATTGCTGTGAAGCTAAGGTCCTCAAAAATGGAGATTCTTTTGGATGGCTTAAAACCAAttaaaagtagaagaagaaatacATGTGATCTGGGTAGTTTTTCTATTGACTGCCCATCAGCAGCTAGACAAGGGAATTTAGCCATCAGTCCTGTCGGACAGTTGATTGTTGGGGCAGTTGCAGGGAATGACAATGTGAGGAGTATCTTAAAGAGCCCATTAATTTATCATTTAGGGGCCCTAGGTGGTGACAAAAAGACTAAGAAAGCGAGGTCAGCAAatcttaaagaagaaaattgcTCTCGGATCATGAGCTCTCCGGAATTACCAAGTATTACTTCATCAGCGAAGCTAGAAAAAGAAGCAATTACTctagaaaataagagaaatggaCAGGAAAAAGTGCATAAAAGGCTTTTATCTATCTCAAGTACAAATTCTAGTTGTTCAGATCTATCTTCCTTATCTGCCTGTGCCCCTGTTTCTCAGGGAATGCTTCATTGCAAATGGAAAGGTGGAATCCCTTATTTTATGTTCTCTGTAGATGATCAGAGGGAGGTCTATGCAGCTAACCTGCAGAAGGTTGAGTCATCAAACGATAAGGGTCTGGATTATGTGTACTCTTTTCACTCGAGAACAGATGAGCAAAAGGTACTGGGGACTTTTGATAATTTGTTGGACCTTGTTGGTAAAATGAGGGTATCaagttcttttattttatgcCCCAACAGTTCGAAACTCATGGAGACtgaatttattttgtttggtaCTGATGAACCCCATCCTAGTGAGATGCAAAGTTTGACTTCAACTGCTAAAAAGAATCGGAGGTTCTCAAAAAAGGTAGTGGATGCATTCAGGACAAGCCGTCAATCCAAGAATAAATCTAGGCCCAAAGGTGTACCAAGCTCCATATATGAGGATCTCTCTGGGGAGCAATGTGTAGAACTGTGGGGTGAGCTGGATGCACTGGATTCTACCCTCCTAGAGAGTAACCTTTCCCCAAATCTTgagttggctgccattgttgtgAGAGATTATGTCCATGACACTTGTCAAGAGGCAGCAGTTGGAGGCTGGGGCTTAAAATTTCTTGAGAAAGTTAGGGAAGAGAAAGCTAATACTCCTGTTGAAGACTTCGATTCTCTGGAAAGatgccaagaaaattctcatcGAAATAGAAATGATTGTTCTACTAGCATGGATGTTTTAATCCCAGCAGGATTTCATGGTGGTCCAAGAATGAGAAATGGTGGCCCTTCTGGTCTTACTGCGAGGTGGAGATCTGGTGGACACTGCGAATGTGGTGGCTGGGACATTGGATGCCCTCTTATAGTACTCCACAACATGTCAGGCAAGGAAGTCATGCCGCAAGCAGATGCACAACAGGAATGCAGATCATTTGATTTATTCATGCAG GGAACGAAGCATGAGGAGCCCACTTTGAG